The Rhinolophus ferrumequinum isolate MPI-CBG mRhiFer1 chromosome 6, mRhiFer1_v1.p, whole genome shotgun sequence genome has a window encoding:
- the MAPKBP1 gene encoding mitogen-activated protein kinase-binding protein 1 isoform X3: MAVEGSTITSRIKNLLRSPSIKLRRSKAGNRREDLSSKVTLEKVLGITVSGGRGLACDPRSGLVAYPAGCVVVLFNPRKHKQHHILNSSRKTITALAFSPDGKYLVTGESGHMPAVRVWDVAEHTQVAELQEHKYGVACVAFSPSAKYIVSVGYQHDMIVNVWAWKKNIVVASNKVSSRVTAVSFSEDCSYFVTAGNRHIKFWYLDDSKTSKVNATVPLLGRSGLLGELRNNLFTDVACGRGKKADSTFCITSSGLLCEFSDRRLLDKWVELRTTVAYCISVSQDYIFCGCADGTVRLFNPSNLHFLSTLPRPHALGTDIASVTEASRLFSSVANARYPDTIALTFDPTNQWLSCVYNDHSIYVWDVRDPKKVGKVYSALYHSSCVWSVEIYPEVKDSNQACLPPSSFITCSSDNTIRLWNTESTGVHGSALHRNILSNDLIKIIYVDGNTQALLDTELPGGDKADGSLMDPRVGIRSVCISPNGQHLASGDRMGTLRVHELQSLSEMLKVEAHDSEILCLEYSKPDTGLKLLASASRDRLIHVLDAGREYSLQQTLDEHSSSITAVKFAASEGQVRMISCGADKSIYFRTAQKSGDGVQFTRTHHVVRKTTLYDMDVEPSWKYTAIGCQDRNIRIFNISSGKQKKLFKGSQGEDGTLIKVQTDPSGIYIATSCSDKNLSIFDFSSGECVATMFGHSEIVTGMKFSNDCKHLISVSGDSCIFVWRLSSEMTISMRQRLAELRQRQRGSKQQGPSSPQRAAAPSRREAPTRLSSGPALSSDSDKDGEDEGTEEEELPALPILAKGTKKEPASVPSLALPRSLSHWEMSRAQEAVEFLDPAPAANPGPRRRGRWAQSGVELSVRSMLDLRQLETLAPSPRGCSQDVLAMTPCGPGKHGQQAPETSRAVQNEKPPRTQASQPCSCPHIIRLLSQEEGVFPQDLEPAPIEDGIVYPEPISSPTLDTSSEFQVQAPARGTLGRVYPGSRGPEKHSPDSACSVDYSSSRLSSPEHPNEDSESTEPLSVDGISSDLEEPAEGDEEEEEEEGGTGPYGLQEGSPRTPDQEQFLKQHFETLANGAAPGGPVRVPERTESQSISSRFLLQVQTPSFRELSPSSSSLALTLRPVQVPQASGEQLRGNGACPPGAPPEVEPSPGNPGPQQAAPVLLPRRRLNPDSSWAPKRVATSSPLGGLQKAQSVQSLVPQGEAPTPGPLLLREMEAQEGLRSLPQADNRLSRSHSYQNPTTSSMAKISRSISVGENLGLAAEPPAPAPIRVSPLSKLALPSRAHLVLDIPKPLPDRPSLATFSPVTKGRSPGEMEQPGSPAGLGKAHSTSERRACLGEDPSPRPRTECQAQLGPNSPCAQHLPGSSHLRGPENLQSPPPEKTPSPMGCSRPGAALSPASGPAVSLEQCEQLVAELQGSLRQAVQLYHLVTSCKTPSAEQSRITQLLRNTFSSVRQELEALAGTVLSSPGGSPGAVGAEQTQALLEQYSELLLRAVERRMERRL; encoded by the exons GTGTGTGGTCGTGCTGTTCAATCCTCGGAAACACAAACAACACCACATCCTCAACAGTTCCAG GAAAACCATCACTGCTCTTGCCTTCTCCCCTGATGGCAAGTATTTGGTCACTGGAGAG AGCGGGCACATGCCTGCCGTGCGGGTGTGGGACGTGGCTGAGCACACCCAGGTGGCAGAGCTGCAGGAGCACAAGTATGGGGTGGCTTGCGTGGCCTTCTCCCCGAGCGCCAAGTACATTGTCTCCGTGGGCTACCAGCATGACATGATCGTCAACGTCTGGGCCTGGAAG AAAAACATTGTGGTGGCCTCCAATAAAGTGTCCAGTCGAGTGACAGCAGTGTCCTTTTCTGAAGATTGCAGTTACTTTGTCACTGCAGGCAATCGGCACATCAAATTCTGGTACCTCGATGACAGTAAGACCTCGAAG GTGAATGCCACTGTACCCCTGCTAGGCCGCTCGGGGCTGCTGGGGGAGCTACGGAACAACCTGTTCACCGACGTGGCCTGTGGCCGAGGGAAGAAGGCAGATAGCACCTTCTGCATCACATCCTCAGGGCTGCTGTGCGAGTTCAGTGACCGGAGGCTTTTGGACAAGTGGGTGGAGCTGAGA ACCACCGTGGCCTACTGCATCTCTGTGAGCCAAGACTATATCTTCTGTGGTTGCGCTGATGGCACCGTGCGCCTCTTCAACCCCTCCAACCTGCATTTCCTCAGCACCCTGCCCCGGCCCCACGCCCTGGGGACGGACATTGCCAGCGTCACTGAGGCCAG TCGCCTCTTCTCCAGCGTGGCCAATGCCAGGTATCCAGACACCATTGCCTTGACCTTTGATCCCACCAATCAGTGGCTGTCTTGTGTATACAACGACCACAGCATTTATGTGTGGGATGTGAGGGATCCCAAGAAAGTGGGCAAGGTGTACTCGGCTCTGTATCACTCGTCCTGCGTCTGGAGTGTGGAG ATCTACCCTGAAGTGAAGGACAGTAACCAGGCCTGCCTGCCCCCCAGTTCCTTTATCACCTGTTCCTCGGACAACACCATCCGCCTGTGGAACACCGAGAGCACCGGGGTGCATGGCTCCGCCCTGCACCGAAACATCCTCAGCAAT GACCTCATTAAGATCATCTATGTGGATGGGAACACGCAGGCCCTGCTGGACACGGAGCTCCCCGGAGGAGACAAAGCTGATGGGTCCCTGATGGACCCCCGTGTGGGCATCCGCTCTGTGTGCATCAGCCCCAATGGACAGCATCTGGCTTCGGGAGACCGTATGGGCACGCTCAG GGTGCACGAGCTGCAGTCTCTAAGTGAGATGCTGAAAGTGGAGGCCCATGACTCAGAAATTCTGTGCCTGGAGTACTCTAAGCCAGACACAG GTCTGAAGCTGCTAGCATCCGCGAGTCGGGACAGGCTGATCCATGTGCTGGATGCTGGACGGGAGTATAGCCTACAGCAGACGTTGGATGAGCATTCGTCCTCCATCACTGCTGTCAAGTttgcag CCAGCGAAGGGCAAGTCCGCATGATCAGCTGTGGAGCAGACAAAAGCATCTACTTCCGCACGGCACAGAAG TCTGGAGATGGAGTACAGTTTACACGGACACACCACGTGGTACGGAAGACGACCCTCTATGACATGGATGTGGAGCCCAGCTGGAAATACACGGCCATTGGCTGCCAGGACCGAAATATTCG GATCTTTAACATCAGCAGTGGGAAGCAGAAGAAGCTGTTTAAAGGGTCACAGGGTGAGGACGGCACTCTGATTAAG GTGCAGACAGACCCCTCAGGGATCTACATTGCCACCAGCTGCTCCGACAAGAACCTCTCCATTTTTGACTTCTCTTCAGGCGAGTGTGTGGCCACCATGTTCGGCCACTCAG AGATTGTCACTGGCATGAAATTTAGTAATGACTGCAAACATCTCATCTCTGTGTCGGGAGACAG CTGCATATTTGTGTGGCGCCTGAGCTCTGAGATGACCATCAGCATGAGGCAGCGTCTGGCTGAACTGCGCCAGCGTCAGCGAGGGAGCAAGCAGCAAGGACCGTCCTCTCCCCAAAGGGCTGCTGCACCCAGCCG ACGCGAGGCCCCGACCAGGCTGTCTTCTGGGCCAGCACTCTCATCAGACAGTGACAAGGATGGAGAAGACGAGGGCACTGAAGAAGAAGAACTTCCAGCTCTGCCCATCCTTGCCAAGGGTACCAAGAAAGAGCCAG CCTCGGTGCCCAGCCTAGCCCTGCCCCGAAGCCTGTCCCACTGGGAGATGAGTCGG GCCCAGGAGGCGGTGGAGTTCCTGGACCCAGCTCCGGCAGCCAACCCAGGGCCCAGAAGAAGGGGGCGCTGGGCTCAGTCAGGCGTAGAGCTGAGTGTTCGCTCCATGCTAGACCTGCGGCAGCTGGAGACACTGGCCCCGAGCCCTCGGGGCTGTAGCCAGGACGTGCTGGCCATGACTCCGTGTGGTCCTGGGAAGCATGGGCAGCAGGCCCCTGAGACCTCACGCGCCGTCCAG AATGAAAAGCCCCCTCGGACTCAGGCTTCCCAACCCTGTTCCTGCCCCCACATTATCCGATTGTTGTCCCAAGAGGAAGGGGTCTTTCCCCAAGATCTGGAGCCTGCACCCATTGAAGATGGGATTGTCTACCCGGAGCCCATCAGCAGCCCCACCTTGGATACCAG CAGTGAGTTCCAGGTACAGGCACCAGCGCGAGGGACCCTGGGAAGAGTGTACCCAGGCAGCAGGGGCCCCGAGAAGCACAGTCCTGACAGTGCCTGCTCTGTGGATTATAGCAGCAGCCGCCTTTCCAGCCCCGAGCACCCCAATGAAG ACTCTGAGAGCACGGAGCCCCTGAGTGTGGATGGCATTTCCTCAGACCTTGAAGAGCCAGCTGAGggtgatgaggaagaggaggaagaggagggaggcacTGGCCCCTATGGACTGCAGGAAGGCAGCCCCCGTACCCCGGACCAGGAGCAGTTTCTAAAACAGCACTTTGAGACTCTGGCCAATGGTGCTGCTCCAG GGGGCCCAGTCCGGGTACCAGAGAGGACAGAGTCTCAGAGCATTTCTTCACGATTCCTGTTGCAAGTGCAGACTCCCTCCTTCAG GGAACTGTCCCCATCTTCCTCAAGTCTGGCACTGACGCTGAGACCAGTCCAGGTGCCACAGGCTTCTGGTGAGCAGCTGAGAGGCAATGGTGCCTGTCCTCCAGGAGCACCCCCAGAGGTGGAGCCCTCCCCCGGAAACCCTGGCCCCCAGCAGGCAGCCCCTGTGTTGTTGCCACGACGTCGTCTCAACCCGGACAGCAGCTGGGCCCCCAAGAGAGTGGCCACAAGCAGCCCCTTAGGTGGACTCCAAAAAGCCCAGTCTGTGCAGAGTCTGGTGCCACAGG GTGAGGCTCCTACTCCAGGTCCACTGCTGTTACGAGAGATGGAGGCCCAGGAGGGCCTGCGTTCCCTGCCCCAGGCTGACAACCGGCTGTCTCGGTCCCACTCCTACCAGAACCCCACCACCAGTTCCATGGCTAAGATATCCCGCAGCATTTCTGTTGGGGAGAACCTGGGCCTGGCGGCTGAACCTCCAGCTCCTGCTCCCATCCGCGTCTCACCGCTCAGCAAGCTAGCCCTGCCCAGCCGGGCTCACCTGGTCCTGGACATTCCGAAACCACTGCCTGACCGTCCTTCCCTGGCCACATTCTCACCTGTTACCAAGGGCAGGTCCCCTGGTGAGATGGAACAGCCTGGCTCCCCAGCGGGCCTAGGAAAGGCTCACAGTACATCTGAGAGGCGGGCCTGTTTGGGGGAGGATCCCTCTCCCAGGCCTAGGACAGAGTGCCAAGCTCAACTTGGGCCCAACAGCCCCTGTGCCCAGCACCTGCCAGGCAGCAGCCATCTCCGAGGCCCTGAGAACTTGCAGTCCCCACCCCCTGAGAAGACTCCCAGCCCCATGGGGTGCAGCAGGCCCGGGGCAGCCCTGAGCCCCGCCTCAG GACCCGCGGTGAGCCTGGAGCAGTGTGAACAACTTGTGGCCGAACTCCAGGGCAGTCTGCGTCAGGCCGTGCAGCTCTACCACTTG GTGACCAGCTGCAAGACGCCCTCAGCAGAGCAAAGTCGCATCACCCAGCTCCTCAGAAACACCTTCTCTTCAGTGCGGCAGGAGCTAGAGGCCCTGGCCGGGACAGTGCTGTCCAGCCCCGGTGGGAGCCCTGGGGCCGTGGGAGCTGAGCAAACGCAGGCCCTGCTAGAGCAGTACTCAGAGCTGCTGCTTCGAGCTGTGGAGCGGCGCATGGAACGCAGACTCTGA
- the MAPKBP1 gene encoding mitogen-activated protein kinase-binding protein 1 isoform X4, translated as MAVEGSTITSRIKNLLRSPSIKLRRSKAGNRREDLSSKVTLEKVLGITVSGGRGLACDPRSGLVAYPAGCVVVLFNPRKHKQHHILNSSRKTITALAFSPDGKYLVTGESGHMPAVRVWDVAEHTQVAELQEHKYGVACVAFSPSAKYIVSVGYQHDMIVNVWAWKKNIVVASNKVSSRVTAVSFSEDCSYFVTAGNRHIKFWYLDDSKTSKVNATVPLLGRSGLLGELRNNLFTDVACGRGKKADSTFCITSSGLLCEFSDRRLLDKWVELRTTVAYCISVSQDYIFCGCADGTVRLFNPSNLHFLSTLPRPHALGTDIASVTEASRLFSSVANARYPDTIALTFDPTNQWLSCVYNDHSIYVWDVRDPKKVGKVYSALYHSSCVWSVEIYPEVKDSNQACLPPSSFITCSSDNTIRLWNTESTGVHGSALHRNILSNDLIKIIYVDGNTQALLDTELPGGDKADGSLMDPRVGIRSVCISPNGQHLASGDRMGTLRVHELQSLSEMLKVEAHDSEILCLEYSKPDTGLKLLASASRDRLIHVLDAGREYSLQQTLDEHSSSITAVKFAASEGQVRMISCGADKSIYFRTAQKSGDGVQFTRTHHVVRKTTLYDMDVEPSWKYTAIGCQDRNIRIFNISSGKQKKLFKGSQGEDGTLIKVQTDPSGIYIATSCSDKNLSIFDFSSGECVATMFGHSEIVTGMKFSNDCKHLISVSGDSCIFVWRLSSEMTISMRQRLAELRQRQRGSKQQGPSSPQRAAAPSRREAPTRLSSGPALSSDSDKDGEDEGTEEEELPALPILAKGTKKEPASVPSLALPRSLSHWEMSRAQEAVEFLDPAPAANPGPRRRGRWAQSGVELSVRSMLDLRQLETLAPSPRGCSQDVLAMTPCGPGKHGQQAPETSRAVQNEKPPRTQASQPCSCPHIIRLLSQEEGVFPQDLEPAPIEDGIVYPEPISSPTLDTSEFQVQAPARGTLGRVYPGSRGPEKHSPDSACSVDYSSSRLSSPEHPNEDSESTEPLSVDGISSDLEEPAEGDEEEEEEEGGTGPYGLQEGSPRTPDQEQFLKQHFETLANGAAPGGPVRVPERTESQSISSRFLLQVQTPSFRELSPSSSSLALTLRPVQVPQASGEQLRGNGACPPGAPPEVEPSPGNPGPQQAAPVLLPRRRLNPDSSWAPKRVATSSPLGGLQKAQSVQSLVPQGEAPTPGPLLLREMEAQEGLRSLPQADNRLSRSHSYQNPTTSSMAKISRSISVGENLGLAAEPPAPAPIRVSPLSKLALPSRAHLVLDIPKPLPDRPSLATFSPVTKGRSPGEMEQPGSPAGLGKAHSTSERRACLGEDPSPRPRTECQAQLGPNSPCAQHLPGSSHLRGPENLQSPPPEKTPSPMGCSRPGAALSPASGPAVSLEQCEQLVAELQGSLRQAVQLYHLVTSCKTPSAEQSRITQLLRNTFSSVRQELEALAGTVLSSPGGSPGAVGAEQTQALLEQYSELLLRAVERRMERRL; from the exons GTGTGTGGTCGTGCTGTTCAATCCTCGGAAACACAAACAACACCACATCCTCAACAGTTCCAG GAAAACCATCACTGCTCTTGCCTTCTCCCCTGATGGCAAGTATTTGGTCACTGGAGAG AGCGGGCACATGCCTGCCGTGCGGGTGTGGGACGTGGCTGAGCACACCCAGGTGGCAGAGCTGCAGGAGCACAAGTATGGGGTGGCTTGCGTGGCCTTCTCCCCGAGCGCCAAGTACATTGTCTCCGTGGGCTACCAGCATGACATGATCGTCAACGTCTGGGCCTGGAAG AAAAACATTGTGGTGGCCTCCAATAAAGTGTCCAGTCGAGTGACAGCAGTGTCCTTTTCTGAAGATTGCAGTTACTTTGTCACTGCAGGCAATCGGCACATCAAATTCTGGTACCTCGATGACAGTAAGACCTCGAAG GTGAATGCCACTGTACCCCTGCTAGGCCGCTCGGGGCTGCTGGGGGAGCTACGGAACAACCTGTTCACCGACGTGGCCTGTGGCCGAGGGAAGAAGGCAGATAGCACCTTCTGCATCACATCCTCAGGGCTGCTGTGCGAGTTCAGTGACCGGAGGCTTTTGGACAAGTGGGTGGAGCTGAGA ACCACCGTGGCCTACTGCATCTCTGTGAGCCAAGACTATATCTTCTGTGGTTGCGCTGATGGCACCGTGCGCCTCTTCAACCCCTCCAACCTGCATTTCCTCAGCACCCTGCCCCGGCCCCACGCCCTGGGGACGGACATTGCCAGCGTCACTGAGGCCAG TCGCCTCTTCTCCAGCGTGGCCAATGCCAGGTATCCAGACACCATTGCCTTGACCTTTGATCCCACCAATCAGTGGCTGTCTTGTGTATACAACGACCACAGCATTTATGTGTGGGATGTGAGGGATCCCAAGAAAGTGGGCAAGGTGTACTCGGCTCTGTATCACTCGTCCTGCGTCTGGAGTGTGGAG ATCTACCCTGAAGTGAAGGACAGTAACCAGGCCTGCCTGCCCCCCAGTTCCTTTATCACCTGTTCCTCGGACAACACCATCCGCCTGTGGAACACCGAGAGCACCGGGGTGCATGGCTCCGCCCTGCACCGAAACATCCTCAGCAAT GACCTCATTAAGATCATCTATGTGGATGGGAACACGCAGGCCCTGCTGGACACGGAGCTCCCCGGAGGAGACAAAGCTGATGGGTCCCTGATGGACCCCCGTGTGGGCATCCGCTCTGTGTGCATCAGCCCCAATGGACAGCATCTGGCTTCGGGAGACCGTATGGGCACGCTCAG GGTGCACGAGCTGCAGTCTCTAAGTGAGATGCTGAAAGTGGAGGCCCATGACTCAGAAATTCTGTGCCTGGAGTACTCTAAGCCAGACACAG GTCTGAAGCTGCTAGCATCCGCGAGTCGGGACAGGCTGATCCATGTGCTGGATGCTGGACGGGAGTATAGCCTACAGCAGACGTTGGATGAGCATTCGTCCTCCATCACTGCTGTCAAGTttgcag CCAGCGAAGGGCAAGTCCGCATGATCAGCTGTGGAGCAGACAAAAGCATCTACTTCCGCACGGCACAGAAG TCTGGAGATGGAGTACAGTTTACACGGACACACCACGTGGTACGGAAGACGACCCTCTATGACATGGATGTGGAGCCCAGCTGGAAATACACGGCCATTGGCTGCCAGGACCGAAATATTCG GATCTTTAACATCAGCAGTGGGAAGCAGAAGAAGCTGTTTAAAGGGTCACAGGGTGAGGACGGCACTCTGATTAAG GTGCAGACAGACCCCTCAGGGATCTACATTGCCACCAGCTGCTCCGACAAGAACCTCTCCATTTTTGACTTCTCTTCAGGCGAGTGTGTGGCCACCATGTTCGGCCACTCAG AGATTGTCACTGGCATGAAATTTAGTAATGACTGCAAACATCTCATCTCTGTGTCGGGAGACAG CTGCATATTTGTGTGGCGCCTGAGCTCTGAGATGACCATCAGCATGAGGCAGCGTCTGGCTGAACTGCGCCAGCGTCAGCGAGGGAGCAAGCAGCAAGGACCGTCCTCTCCCCAAAGGGCTGCTGCACCCAGCCG ACGCGAGGCCCCGACCAGGCTGTCTTCTGGGCCAGCACTCTCATCAGACAGTGACAAGGATGGAGAAGACGAGGGCACTGAAGAAGAAGAACTTCCAGCTCTGCCCATCCTTGCCAAGGGTACCAAGAAAGAGCCAG CCTCGGTGCCCAGCCTAGCCCTGCCCCGAAGCCTGTCCCACTGGGAGATGAGTCGG GCCCAGGAGGCGGTGGAGTTCCTGGACCCAGCTCCGGCAGCCAACCCAGGGCCCAGAAGAAGGGGGCGCTGGGCTCAGTCAGGCGTAGAGCTGAGTGTTCGCTCCATGCTAGACCTGCGGCAGCTGGAGACACTGGCCCCGAGCCCTCGGGGCTGTAGCCAGGACGTGCTGGCCATGACTCCGTGTGGTCCTGGGAAGCATGGGCAGCAGGCCCCTGAGACCTCACGCGCCGTCCAG AATGAAAAGCCCCCTCGGACTCAGGCTTCCCAACCCTGTTCCTGCCCCCACATTATCCGATTGTTGTCCCAAGAGGAAGGGGTCTTTCCCCAAGATCTGGAGCCTGCACCCATTGAAGATGGGATTGTCTACCCGGAGCCCATCAGCAGCCCCACCTTGGATACCAG TGAGTTCCAGGTACAGGCACCAGCGCGAGGGACCCTGGGAAGAGTGTACCCAGGCAGCAGGGGCCCCGAGAAGCACAGTCCTGACAGTGCCTGCTCTGTGGATTATAGCAGCAGCCGCCTTTCCAGCCCCGAGCACCCCAATGAAG ACTCTGAGAGCACGGAGCCCCTGAGTGTGGATGGCATTTCCTCAGACCTTGAAGAGCCAGCTGAGggtgatgaggaagaggaggaagaggagggaggcacTGGCCCCTATGGACTGCAGGAAGGCAGCCCCCGTACCCCGGACCAGGAGCAGTTTCTAAAACAGCACTTTGAGACTCTGGCCAATGGTGCTGCTCCAG GGGGCCCAGTCCGGGTACCAGAGAGGACAGAGTCTCAGAGCATTTCTTCACGATTCCTGTTGCAAGTGCAGACTCCCTCCTTCAG GGAACTGTCCCCATCTTCCTCAAGTCTGGCACTGACGCTGAGACCAGTCCAGGTGCCACAGGCTTCTGGTGAGCAGCTGAGAGGCAATGGTGCCTGTCCTCCAGGAGCACCCCCAGAGGTGGAGCCCTCCCCCGGAAACCCTGGCCCCCAGCAGGCAGCCCCTGTGTTGTTGCCACGACGTCGTCTCAACCCGGACAGCAGCTGGGCCCCCAAGAGAGTGGCCACAAGCAGCCCCTTAGGTGGACTCCAAAAAGCCCAGTCTGTGCAGAGTCTGGTGCCACAGG GTGAGGCTCCTACTCCAGGTCCACTGCTGTTACGAGAGATGGAGGCCCAGGAGGGCCTGCGTTCCCTGCCCCAGGCTGACAACCGGCTGTCTCGGTCCCACTCCTACCAGAACCCCACCACCAGTTCCATGGCTAAGATATCCCGCAGCATTTCTGTTGGGGAGAACCTGGGCCTGGCGGCTGAACCTCCAGCTCCTGCTCCCATCCGCGTCTCACCGCTCAGCAAGCTAGCCCTGCCCAGCCGGGCTCACCTGGTCCTGGACATTCCGAAACCACTGCCTGACCGTCCTTCCCTGGCCACATTCTCACCTGTTACCAAGGGCAGGTCCCCTGGTGAGATGGAACAGCCTGGCTCCCCAGCGGGCCTAGGAAAGGCTCACAGTACATCTGAGAGGCGGGCCTGTTTGGGGGAGGATCCCTCTCCCAGGCCTAGGACAGAGTGCCAAGCTCAACTTGGGCCCAACAGCCCCTGTGCCCAGCACCTGCCAGGCAGCAGCCATCTCCGAGGCCCTGAGAACTTGCAGTCCCCACCCCCTGAGAAGACTCCCAGCCCCATGGGGTGCAGCAGGCCCGGGGCAGCCCTGAGCCCCGCCTCAG GACCCGCGGTGAGCCTGGAGCAGTGTGAACAACTTGTGGCCGAACTCCAGGGCAGTCTGCGTCAGGCCGTGCAGCTCTACCACTTG GTGACCAGCTGCAAGACGCCCTCAGCAGAGCAAAGTCGCATCACCCAGCTCCTCAGAAACACCTTCTCTTCAGTGCGGCAGGAGCTAGAGGCCCTGGCCGGGACAGTGCTGTCCAGCCCCGGTGGGAGCCCTGGGGCCGTGGGAGCTGAGCAAACGCAGGCCCTGCTAGAGCAGTACTCAGAGCTGCTGCTTCGAGCTGTGGAGCGGCGCATGGAACGCAGACTCTGA